In one Tessaracoccus palaemonis genomic region, the following are encoded:
- a CDS encoding CDP-alcohol phosphatidyltransferase family protein, translating to MPSSLVPQQQWDTDAVWTIPNVISFVRLLGIPAFCWLIVIGNDLGAIILLVVFGATDWVDGFVARRLKQRTQLGARLDPIADRLYILATVAALMFRGLVPWWFVMILFARDVMLACLLPILKRHGLVSLPVNYVGKLGTLLLLFALPLILLGGHSSIGWPAAHWIGWSLGIAGALAYWAAGLLYVRETLHLAKDR from the coding sequence GTGCCTTCATCGCTCGTACCGCAGCAGCAGTGGGATACCGACGCGGTCTGGACCATCCCCAACGTCATCTCCTTCGTGCGGCTGCTCGGCATCCCCGCGTTCTGCTGGCTCATCGTCATCGGCAACGACCTGGGGGCCATCATCCTGCTGGTCGTGTTCGGCGCGACGGACTGGGTCGACGGCTTCGTCGCCCGCCGACTGAAGCAGCGCACCCAGCTCGGCGCGCGGCTCGACCCCATCGCCGACCGGCTCTACATCCTCGCGACCGTCGCAGCCCTGATGTTCCGCGGCCTGGTGCCGTGGTGGTTCGTGATGATCCTGTTCGCCCGCGACGTGATGCTCGCCTGCCTGCTGCCGATTCTGAAGAGGCACGGCCTCGTGTCCCTGCCGGTCAACTACGTCGGGAAGCTCGGCACGCTTCTTCTGCTCTTTGCGCTCCCGTTGATCCTGTTGGGGGGCCACTCGTCGATCGGTTGGCCGGCCGCGCACTGGATCGGCTGGTCCCTCGGCATCGCGGGCGCCCTCGCCTACTGGGCGGCGGGCCTCCTCTACGTGCGTGAGACCCTGCACCTGGCTAAGGACAGATGA
- a CDS encoding pyrophosphate--fructose-6-phosphate 1-phosphotransferase, with protein sequence MVKKVAILTAGGFAPCLSSAIGGLIERYTQVAPEVEIIAYRHGYQGLLKGDFLVVTDTVRANAALLHKFGGSPVGNSRVKLTNAADLVKRGLVAEGENPLKVAADRLVADGVDVLHTIGGDDTNTTAADLAAYLAEHDYGLTVVGLPKTIDNDVIPIRQSLGAWTAAEQGSVFAQNIVGEHNSGSRMLIVHEVMGRHCGWLTAATAQKYREWLDTQEWLPELGLSREAWDVHGVYVPEGVIDIAKESERLKKVMDEVGNVTIFLSEGAGLDAIVAELEADGEEVPRDPFGHVKLDKINPGAWFASKFAEKLDAEKVMIQKSGYFARSAAANDADLALIKQCTDLAVDSALRGEPGVIGHDEENGDVLTAIAFDRIKGGKPFDINQDWYTDMLAGIGQEFPVQTEAH encoded by the coding sequence ATGGTCAAGAAGGTAGCCATCCTCACGGCCGGCGGCTTCGCTCCCTGCCTTTCCTCGGCGATCGGCGGGCTGATCGAGCGCTACACGCAGGTTGCGCCGGAGGTGGAGATCATCGCCTACCGCCACGGGTACCAGGGCCTCCTCAAGGGAGACTTCCTCGTCGTCACGGACACCGTCCGCGCCAACGCGGCGCTGCTGCACAAGTTCGGCGGCTCCCCTGTCGGCAACTCGCGTGTCAAGCTCACCAACGCCGCAGACCTCGTCAAGCGCGGGCTCGTCGCCGAGGGTGAGAATCCCCTGAAGGTCGCGGCCGACCGCCTCGTCGCCGACGGCGTCGACGTCCTGCACACCATCGGCGGCGACGACACCAACACGACCGCAGCCGACCTGGCCGCCTACCTCGCCGAGCACGACTACGGCCTGACCGTCGTCGGCCTCCCGAAGACCATCGACAACGACGTCATCCCGATCCGTCAGTCGCTGGGCGCCTGGACCGCCGCCGAGCAGGGTTCGGTGTTCGCGCAGAACATCGTTGGCGAGCACAACTCCGGCTCCCGCATGCTCATCGTGCACGAGGTCATGGGCCGCCACTGCGGCTGGCTGACCGCCGCGACCGCGCAGAAGTACCGCGAGTGGCTCGACACCCAGGAGTGGCTCCCCGAGCTCGGCCTGAGCAGGGAGGCCTGGGACGTCCACGGCGTGTACGTTCCCGAGGGCGTCATCGACATCGCCAAGGAGTCCGAGCGCCTGAAGAAGGTCATGGACGAGGTCGGCAACGTCACGATCTTCCTCTCCGAGGGCGCCGGCCTCGACGCCATCGTCGCCGAGCTCGAGGCGGACGGCGAGGAGGTCCCGCGCGACCCCTTCGGCCACGTCAAGCTCGACAAGATCAACCCCGGCGCCTGGTTCGCGTCGAAGTTCGCCGAGAAGCTGGACGCCGAGAAGGTCATGATCCAGAAGTCCGGCTACTTCGCCCGGTCCGCCGCCGCGAACGACGCCGACCTCGCGCTCATCAAGCAGTGCACCGACCTCGCCGTCGACTCCGCGCTGCGCGGTGAGCCCGGCGTCATCGGCCACGACGAGGAGAACGGCGACGTCCTGACCGCCATCGCGTTCGACCGCATCAAGGGCGGCAAGCCGTTCGACATCAACCAGGACTGGTACACGGACATGCTGGCCGGCATCGGTCAGGAGTTCCCGGTGCAGACCGAGGCCCACTGA
- a CDS encoding bifunctional nuclease family protein: MIGLDVIGIRLVSPEDPPVLLLQEEGGTRCLPVWIGTQEAAAIASALEGELPARPMTHDLLAALLVMIRPEGGEVLITGIEEGVYQARLQLGDVSIDARPSDCVAAALRLEWPIRCPRELMDQVGVEVSEGAPDEVEAFKAFLDSVNADDFEDENP, translated from the coding sequence ATGATCGGCCTTGACGTGATCGGGATCCGGCTCGTGTCGCCGGAGGATCCCCCGGTGCTCCTGTTGCAGGAGGAGGGGGGCACCAGATGCCTGCCGGTATGGATCGGCACGCAGGAGGCGGCGGCCATCGCGTCGGCGCTCGAGGGTGAGCTGCCGGCGCGGCCCATGACGCACGACCTCCTGGCCGCGCTGCTCGTCATGATCCGCCCCGAGGGCGGAGAGGTACTCATCACGGGGATCGAGGAGGGCGTCTACCAGGCCCGCCTGCAGCTCGGTGACGTCAGCATCGACGCAAGGCCGAGCGACTGCGTGGCCGCCGCGCTGCGCCTCGAGTGGCCCATCCGGTGCCCCCGCGAGCTGATGGATCAAGTGGGGGTTGAGGTTTCCGAAGGTGCCCCGGACGAGGTCGAGGCGTTCAAGGCGTTCCTCGACTCCGTCAACGCGGACGACTTCGAGGATGAAAACCCCTAG
- a CDS encoding DUF881 domain-containing protein has translation MPDTEPTRPPQTTGPGPADGARRAAEPRRTGIMRDFFRPGRGQLVVGAALFLTAFIVVITLQSQASQPEFANVRQADLIQLLDNVTSETRRLEDQVRELESARSELQSGVDSDKAARQEAARRIEQAEILAGTVPATGPGIRIQISDPDRAVTAALLLDAIEELRDAGAEVIELNDSVRVVMRTFFTTADDGGIVADGVTLTAPFTIEAIGDPATLEAGARFRGGLVSEIEGERVGGSVQITQLDQVSIDTTVEVVENQFARPR, from the coding sequence ATGCCTGACACCGAGCCCACCCGGCCGCCTCAGACGACGGGTCCCGGGCCTGCCGACGGTGCCCGGCGCGCGGCCGAGCCCAGGCGTACGGGCATCATGCGCGACTTCTTCCGTCCCGGTCGCGGACAGCTCGTGGTGGGCGCGGCACTGTTCCTCACCGCCTTCATCGTCGTCATCACACTCCAGTCGCAGGCCTCGCAGCCGGAGTTCGCCAACGTGCGCCAGGCCGACCTGATCCAGCTCCTCGACAACGTCACCTCGGAGACACGGCGGCTCGAGGACCAGGTCCGCGAACTCGAGTCGGCCCGCTCCGAGCTCCAGAGCGGCGTGGACAGCGACAAGGCAGCCAGACAGGAGGCCGCCCGCCGGATCGAGCAGGCCGAGATCCTGGCTGGTACCGTGCCGGCCACCGGCCCTGGCATCAGGATTCAGATCAGCGACCCCGACCGGGCCGTCACCGCCGCGCTGCTGCTCGACGCCATCGAGGAGCTGCGCGATGCCGGAGCGGAGGTCATCGAGCTCAACGACTCGGTGCGGGTCGTGATGCGTACCTTCTTCACCACAGCCGACGACGGAGGCATCGTGGCCGACGGCGTCACGCTGACGGCCCCGTTCACCATCGAGGCGATCGGGGACCCGGCCACCCTGGAGGCCGGGGCCAGGTTCCGCGGAGGACTGGTCAGCGAGATCGAGGGGGAACGCGTCGGGGGGAGCGTGCAGATCACGCAGCTTGACCAGGTGTCCATCGACACCACCGTCGAGGTGGTGGAGAACCAGTTCGCCCGTCCGCGTTAG
- a CDS encoding YhjD/YihY/BrkB family envelope integrity protein, whose product MKDWIARTIDRPVVAHAMSANTRYGQRLGAQFAAGVTYFSVLSLIPILMLTFSTLGLTLTVLRPDMLDQLKSYIDEQLGDANDLATALTSVIDQALSNWQSIGIVALFTAAYSGSKWAGNLKRAVRVMWSETFEDAIGKKNFVIELGVNLLIFLGLITCIGVGLGVSSIGTSFSTQVIAWLGWQDVPGIEPLVRIVAVLGTFVACWLLFAFLFIVMPNEPAAPRTWLFGTLIGALGATVLQSLVGILVRLMSGNVSAAIFGNIIIFMLLFNVLATLILMTASWVGTEKVWRGERADRRAERARALLDSPDPTKFIDVPASTVVAATPIGPTMRFAGRHNADELREPVTRVPEPDPDAYVRQGVARRGMQTNLAVGYGIGTATGLGLGALLISLLSRFSKRS is encoded by the coding sequence GTGAAGGACTGGATAGCGCGCACCATCGACCGCCCCGTCGTGGCCCACGCCATGAGCGCAAACACACGTTACGGTCAGCGCCTCGGCGCGCAGTTCGCCGCCGGTGTCACCTACTTCTCGGTGCTGTCGCTGATCCCCATCCTGATGCTCACCTTCTCGACGCTCGGACTCACCCTCACGGTCCTGCGTCCCGACATGCTCGACCAGCTGAAGTCCTACATCGACGAGCAGCTCGGCGACGCGAACGACCTGGCAACGGCGCTGACCAGTGTGATCGACCAGGCGCTGAGCAACTGGCAGTCGATCGGCATCGTCGCACTCTTCACCGCCGCCTACTCCGGATCCAAATGGGCGGGGAACCTCAAGCGCGCCGTGCGCGTCATGTGGTCCGAGACCTTCGAGGACGCGATCGGGAAGAAGAACTTCGTCATCGAGCTTGGCGTGAACCTGCTGATCTTCCTCGGCCTGATCACCTGCATCGGCGTGGGGCTCGGCGTGTCCTCCATCGGAACCAGCTTCTCCACCCAGGTGATCGCGTGGCTCGGCTGGCAGGACGTTCCCGGAATCGAGCCGCTCGTGCGGATCGTGGCGGTCCTCGGGACGTTCGTGGCCTGCTGGCTGCTGTTCGCCTTCCTGTTCATCGTGATGCCCAATGAACCTGCCGCGCCACGGACCTGGCTGTTCGGCACCCTCATCGGGGCATTGGGCGCCACCGTGCTGCAGTCGCTCGTCGGAATCCTCGTGCGGCTGATGTCGGGCAACGTGTCGGCCGCCATCTTCGGCAACATCATCATCTTCATGCTGCTGTTCAACGTGCTGGCCACGCTGATCCTCATGACCGCGTCGTGGGTGGGCACGGAGAAGGTCTGGCGCGGCGAGCGGGCGGACCGGCGGGCTGAGAGGGCTCGAGCCCTGCTGGACAGCCCGGACCCGACGAAGTTCATCGATGTCCCGGCATCCACCGTCGTCGCGGCGACGCCCATCGGGCCGACCATGCGGTTCGCCGGGCGGCACAACGCCGACGAGTTGCGCGAGCCGGTCACCCGGGTGCCCGAGCCCGATCCCGACGCCTATGTCCGCCAAGGCGTGGCACGTCGAGGCATGCAGACGAACCTCGCGGTGGGCTACGGCATCGGCACCGCCACCGGACTCGGATTGGGCGCCCTGCTCATCAGCCTCCTCAGCCGCTTCTCGAAGCGAAGCTGA
- a CDS encoding FHA domain-containing protein, with translation MKCPRCGSVSPAEARFCSVCGAPLVDHSGDTTTMFAVTGEGAPTAESLSEAEHEKVRRDLPAGNALLVVTRGAGDSNRFLIDHDVTTVGRHPESDIFLDDITVSRHHAKFVRSGGHLYLEDLGSLNGTYVNRTLLDGRSLIRDEDEIQIGKYRAIISLGE, from the coding sequence ATGAAGTGCCCCAGGTGTGGATCTGTCAGCCCGGCCGAGGCGCGGTTCTGCAGTGTGTGCGGAGCGCCGCTCGTCGATCATTCCGGCGACACCACAACGATGTTCGCCGTGACAGGGGAGGGGGCCCCCACCGCCGAGTCGCTGTCCGAGGCCGAGCACGAGAAGGTCCGCCGCGACCTGCCGGCCGGCAACGCTCTGCTGGTCGTGACCCGCGGCGCCGGTGACTCGAACCGATTCCTGATCGACCACGACGTCACGACCGTCGGCCGTCACCCCGAGTCGGACATCTTCCTCGACGACATCACGGTCTCGCGGCACCACGCCAAGTTCGTGCGCAGCGGCGGCCACCTGTACCTGGAGGACCTCGGCAGCCTGAACGGGACCTACGTCAACCGGACGTTGCTCGACGGCAGGTCGCTGATTCGCGACGAGGACGAGATCCAGATCGGCAAGTACCGCGCCATCATCTCCCTGGGTGAGTGA
- a CDS encoding DUF881 domain-containing protein, translating to MNRPDASMTLLRDLQEGALEPEYRQGSRRPPSRLRFGFTVTLLVLLITVAALQTTRGAGTAADQRAQLLERIASARTQQAELSARVTSLEGEIRDLGDAAIGDPAEQQRQEALEAVTGAVAVTGEGVIVEVGDAPGASNAQGLVLDSDLTRLVNGLWEAGAEAVSINGQRLTVLTPIRSAGAAITVDYVSLSPPYTLQAIGDPATLPARFNETDAAQWWHYLTQNYGLTLSIKVSEDDLELPADSGMTLRYAERG from the coding sequence ATGAACCGCCCCGACGCCAGCATGACCCTGCTGCGTGACCTGCAGGAGGGCGCACTGGAACCCGAGTACAGGCAAGGGTCGAGGCGCCCCCCGAGTCGGCTGCGGTTCGGGTTCACGGTCACGCTGCTGGTGCTCCTGATCACGGTCGCCGCCCTGCAGACGACCCGCGGTGCCGGCACGGCCGCCGATCAGCGTGCGCAGCTGCTGGAACGCATCGCATCGGCTCGCACCCAGCAGGCCGAGCTCTCTGCCCGGGTCACCTCGCTGGAGGGGGAGATCCGCGATCTGGGGGACGCCGCCATCGGCGACCCCGCCGAGCAGCAGAGACAGGAAGCGCTCGAGGCGGTCACGGGTGCCGTCGCGGTCACCGGGGAGGGTGTCATCGTCGAGGTCGGAGACGCGCCGGGCGCCAGCAACGCGCAGGGTCTCGTGCTCGACAGCGACCTCACCAGGCTGGTCAACGGTCTGTGGGAGGCCGGCGCGGAGGCCGTCAGCATCAACGGTCAGCGGCTCACGGTCCTGACCCCCATCAGGTCGGCAGGCGCCGCCATCACGGTCGACTACGTCTCGCTCAGCCCGCCCTACACGCTGCAGGCCATCGGCGACCCCGCCACACTGCCGGCGCGATTCAACGAGACCGACGCCGCCCAGTGGTGGCACTATCTGACTCAGAACTACGGGCTGACACTCAGCATCAAGGTGTCCGAGGACGACCTTGAGCTGCCGGCTGATTCGGGCATGACGCTGCGCTACGCGGAGCGGGGATAG
- a CDS encoding glycosyltransferase family 4 protein has protein sequence MRVALLCPYSLDVAGGVGTHVLGLADWLAGEGHDPVVVAPGTREPSVPSVLLGGAVRLPFNGSTARLALGRGQVRAARRAVETADVVHVHEPLTPGVAFGVARTARRLVVTHHASFAPGPLVPLLRARAALLAPDRVPLAVSRAAADTAAAATGTRPPVVPNGVVLQPPPIPRSGRPIVVFVGRLDEPRKGYALFARLARQGLDADFVAVGRGGTGADGVVELGELADAARDALLARASVLVAPNRFGESFGLVLVEALGAGCAVVASDLPAFRDVVDDPAVATFFPPDDLAAATAALLARLADPADVHRARSVAERYGWDRVGPRVLAAYQEAGGGPTAMA, from the coding sequence GTGAGGGTCGCGCTGCTCTGCCCCTATTCGCTCGACGTGGCCGGCGGAGTCGGCACCCATGTCCTCGGCCTGGCGGACTGGCTGGCGGGGGAGGGACACGACCCGGTCGTGGTGGCCCCGGGAACCCGCGAGCCCTCCGTGCCCTCCGTGTTGCTCGGCGGCGCCGTCCGCCTACCCTTCAACGGCTCGACCGCCAGGCTCGCACTCGGCCGAGGCCAGGTCCGCGCGGCCCGGCGCGCGGTGGAGACGGCCGACGTCGTCCACGTCCATGAACCCCTGACACCCGGCGTGGCCTTCGGGGTCGCACGGACGGCGCGCCGCCTCGTCGTGACCCATCACGCGAGCTTCGCACCCGGGCCTCTTGTCCCGCTACTGCGTGCCAGGGCCGCGCTGCTGGCCCCCGACCGCGTCCCGCTGGCCGTGTCTCGCGCCGCGGCAGACACCGCAGCCGCCGCCACGGGGACGCGCCCGCCGGTCGTGCCCAACGGTGTCGTGCTGCAGCCCCCTCCCATCCCGCGGAGCGGGCGACCGATCGTGGTCTTCGTCGGGCGGCTCGACGAGCCGCGCAAGGGCTACGCGTTGTTCGCGCGTCTCGCCCGACAAGGGCTGGACGCCGATTTCGTCGCCGTCGGGCGCGGAGGGACGGGGGCCGATGGTGTGGTGGAGCTCGGCGAACTCGCCGACGCGGCCCGCGACGCGCTCCTTGCCCGGGCGAGCGTGCTGGTCGCCCCCAACCGCTTCGGGGAGTCATTCGGCCTGGTGCTCGTGGAGGCGCTCGGGGCCGGGTGCGCGGTGGTCGCGTCCGACCTGCCCGCCTTTCGAGACGTCGTCGACGACCCCGCCGTGGCGACGTTCTTCCCGCCCGACGACCTGGCTGCTGCGACCGCCGCCCTGCTCGCGCGGCTCGCCGACCCCGCCGACGTCCACCGCGCCCGCAGCGTCGCCGAGCGGTACGGCTGGGACCGCGTCGGGCCGAGGGTCCTGGCTGCCTACCAGGAAGCCGGGGGAGGGCCGACAGCCATGGCATAG
- a CDS encoding TadE/TadG family type IV pilus assembly protein, with product MSDQRGMSESVQLAVLLPLLIGIFLLLLQWALISWAQSTAISAAQESAAAAALHGAREADGLAAGERALSNGSLSRASVRVEKGATITSSVVRGRAVAVIFPYEVVAEATSPTERVTAP from the coding sequence ATGTCTGACCAGCGGGGGATGAGCGAGTCGGTGCAGCTCGCCGTGCTGCTGCCGCTCCTGATCGGCATCTTCCTGCTGCTCCTCCAGTGGGCGTTGATCAGCTGGGCGCAGTCGACGGCGATCTCGGCGGCCCAGGAGTCGGCCGCGGCCGCGGCCCTGCACGGGGCCCGCGAGGCCGACGGGCTCGCCGCGGGGGAGCGGGCCCTGTCCAACGGGTCGCTCAGTCGGGCGAGCGTCCGCGTCGAGAAGGGGGCCACGATCACAAGTTCCGTGGTCCGTGGCCGCGCCGTCGCCGTGATCTTCCCCTACGAGGTCGTCGCCGAGGCAACCTCGCCGACGGAGCGGGTGACGGCCCCGTGA
- a CDS encoding small basic family protein produces MFAILGLIAGIVLGVVLQPSLPVALTPYLPIAIVAAFDAILGATRSYLEGVFSDRVFLVSFLSNVLIAGLIVFVGDQIGVGSQLSTGVVVVLGIRIFTNAAAIRRALLHA; encoded by the coding sequence GTGTTCGCGATTCTTGGGCTGATCGCCGGCATCGTGCTCGGCGTCGTGCTGCAGCCGAGCCTTCCGGTGGCGCTGACCCCCTACCTTCCGATCGCCATCGTTGCCGCTTTCGACGCGATCCTCGGCGCCACCCGCTCCTATCTCGAAGGCGTCTTCTCCGACCGGGTGTTCCTCGTCTCGTTCCTCAGCAACGTGCTCATCGCGGGTCTCATCGTGTTCGTCGGCGACCAGATCGGCGTCGGCTCCCAGCTGTCGACCGGCGTCGTCGTGGTCCTCGGGATCCGGATCTTCACCAACGCGGCGGCCATCCGCAGGGCGCTGCTCCATGCCTGA
- the ftsR gene encoding transcriptional regulator FtsR, whose product MAGAARTIGRVLEMLRPEFPDISVSKLRYLEAEGLVAPDRQQPSGYRRFSQADIDRLVYVLRAQRDRYLPLKVIREELEAIDRGEEPPTHPAPSEDEPQPEPSRSGRSGGKGLVTRRQVMSQSGLGEAALIQLERLKIIVPRRGSQFYGPEAVALAQAARKLAGYGIDLRQLRVLQQAAGMEAAIVEQAIEPYRRRSGVPQDIVVDLYRVVMQAHAALLHGQIH is encoded by the coding sequence ATGGCCGGCGCGGCACGCACCATCGGCCGCGTCCTGGAGATGCTTCGTCCGGAGTTCCCGGACATCTCCGTGTCCAAGCTCCGGTACCTCGAGGCTGAGGGGCTGGTTGCACCGGACCGGCAGCAGCCCTCCGGGTATCGCAGGTTCTCCCAGGCCGACATCGACAGGCTCGTCTACGTGCTCCGGGCCCAGCGCGACCGTTACCTGCCGCTGAAGGTCATCCGCGAGGAACTGGAGGCCATCGACCGCGGCGAGGAGCCGCCCACGCACCCCGCACCGTCGGAGGATGAGCCGCAGCCCGAGCCGAGCCGCAGCGGACGCTCAGGGGGCAAGGGGCTCGTGACCCGCCGTCAGGTGATGTCGCAGTCGGGGCTTGGCGAGGCGGCGCTGATCCAGCTGGAGCGCCTCAAGATCATCGTCCCGAGGCGCGGCAGCCAGTTCTACGGCCCGGAGGCCGTCGCGCTGGCTCAGGCCGCCAGGAAGCTCGCGGGCTACGGCATCGATCTGAGGCAGCTCAGGGTCCTGCAGCAGGCCGCCGGGATGGAGGCCGCGATCGTCGAGCAGGCGATCGAGCCCTACCGACGGCGCTCCGGCGTTCCCCAGGACATCGTCGTCGACCTCTACCGCGTCGTGATGCAGGCGCACGCGGCCCTGCTGCACGGCCAGATCCACTGA
- a CDS encoding MerR family transcriptional regulator: MAEKRALQGLLFDGDFAPVPSDTGYRGPIAHRVAGITYRQLDYWARTGLVVPSIRNAEGSGTQRLYSFRDILLLRIVKRFLDVGISLHQIRVAIDHLRERGVDDLTELTLVSDGFSVYEVTSANELFDLTRGGQGMFMISVSSVWRELEGTLSTLPGERTVSRDQAEEHPDDELAARRRSHAV, from the coding sequence GTGGCTGAGAAGCGTGCGCTGCAGGGGTTGCTGTTCGACGGTGACTTCGCCCCCGTGCCCAGCGACACCGGCTACCGAGGTCCGATCGCGCATCGCGTCGCCGGCATCACGTATCGACAGCTGGACTACTGGGCGCGCACCGGGCTGGTCGTGCCCAGCATCCGCAACGCCGAGGGGTCGGGGACCCAGCGCCTCTACTCGTTCCGCGACATCCTGCTCCTTCGCATCGTCAAGCGCTTCCTGGACGTTGGCATCTCTCTGCACCAGATCCGCGTCGCCATCGACCACCTCCGCGAGCGCGGCGTCGATGACCTGACCGAACTCACGCTGGTCAGCGACGGGTTCTCGGTCTATGAGGTCACGTCGGCCAACGAGCTTTTCGACCTGACGCGCGGCGGCCAGGGGATGTTCATGATCTCCGTCAGCAGCGTGTGGCGCGAACTCGAGGGCACGCTGTCGACGCTCCCCGGGGAGCGGACCGTGAGCAGGGACCAGGCCGAGGAGCATCCCGACGACGAGCTGGCCGCCCGGCGCCGCTCGCATGCCGTGTGA
- a CDS encoding TadE/TadG family type IV pilus assembly protein encodes MRDERGLSASVETALILPAVVLFVGLLLTLARIAIADQHVEAAVAAAARAASLERSVAAAQTAAGEALERSLGERGIDCLSTGLTVDASGVARELGEFATVSVTATCTVGLGDVSLPFVPGSVRVAGSHDSPVDPLRGK; translated from the coding sequence GTGAGGGACGAGCGGGGGCTGTCGGCGTCGGTGGAGACGGCGCTCATCCTGCCAGCCGTCGTGCTGTTCGTCGGCCTGCTGCTGACGCTGGCCCGCATCGCGATCGCCGACCAGCATGTCGAGGCCGCGGTGGCAGCCGCGGCGCGGGCCGCCTCCCTCGAGCGCAGCGTCGCTGCGGCCCAGACTGCGGCCGGCGAGGCCCTGGAGCGGTCGCTGGGGGAACGCGGGATCGACTGCCTGAGCACAGGGCTCACGGTCGACGCGTCAGGGGTGGCGCGCGAGCTGGGGGAGTTTGCGACGGTGTCGGTCACCGCCACCTGCACCGTCGGGTTGGGGGACGTGAGCCTGCCGTTCGTGCCCGGATCGGTGAGGGTGGCGGGCTCGCACGACTCTCCGGTCGATCCCCTGCGTGGCAAGTGA
- a CDS encoding LpxL/LpxP family acyltransferase, whose amino-acid sequence MGLTGVAWAVGRRIPRRVGDALARVLSAPLALLPLPAVGAWADTVAIATGRRPGLRRRRRLLENWLRNTLWSLSLERWSDADVLGVADIPDADVAGLRESLAGPGLVLALPHMGSWDLAGAWCARVGIKVVSVAERLPGGLFERFRDARAAMGMDIYAVDQPDLMRLLARDVADRRVVCLLSDRDLSSRGVAVAWPRGDARLSVPAGAALLARRTGADLRVVSTRFDGARLRMRVSAPVRGDTLEEVLTGMVAGFAAAVEDSPEDWLMLRRAFA is encoded by the coding sequence GTGGGCCTGACCGGCGTCGCCTGGGCGGTCGGCCGCAGGATCCCGCGACGCGTCGGCGATGCGCTCGCGCGGGTCCTCTCCGCCCCGCTGGCGCTGCTGCCCCTGCCGGCCGTCGGGGCCTGGGCGGACACGGTCGCCATCGCCACCGGACGTCGGCCGGGGCTGCGCCGGCGCAGGAGGCTGCTGGAGAACTGGCTGCGCAACACGCTGTGGTCGCTGAGCCTGGAGCGGTGGAGCGACGCCGACGTGCTCGGCGTCGCCGACATCCCCGACGCTGACGTCGCCGGTCTGCGCGAGTCGCTGGCCGGCCCCGGGCTGGTGCTCGCCCTTCCCCACATGGGCTCGTGGGACCTCGCCGGCGCGTGGTGCGCCCGCGTCGGGATCAAGGTCGTCTCCGTCGCGGAGCGGCTGCCGGGCGGCCTGTTCGAGCGCTTCCGCGACGCCAGGGCGGCGATGGGGATGGACATCTACGCCGTGGACCAGCCGGACCTGATGCGTCTCCTCGCCCGCGATGTCGCCGACCGACGGGTGGTCTGCCTGCTCAGCGACCGCGACCTCAGCTCCCGCGGGGTGGCCGTTGCCTGGCCGCGCGGTGACGCCCGGCTCAGCGTCCCGGCCGGAGCCGCCCTCCTTGCGCGCCGCACGGGGGCCGACCTGCGGGTCGTCAGCACGCGCTTCGACGGCGCCCGGCTGCGCATGCGCGTGTCCGCGCCCGTGCGCGGCGACACGCTCGAGGAGGTGCTCACCGGCATGGTCGCCGGATTCGCCGCGGCCGTCGAGGACTCTCCCGAGGACTGGCTCATGCTCCGGAGGGCGTTCGCGTGA